Proteins co-encoded in one Bacteroidota bacterium genomic window:
- a CDS encoding cytochrome b/b6 domain-containing protein, whose protein sequence is MQKKWSAPMRIYHWINSLVITLLLITVVLRKTVLDKHLLNQNIQNFLEENNFEIAKDLTLNLAKQIRSEMWDWHYVFGFILASLIVIRVVLFFTKSGITVIKDGFSFLTKKKKNNYWIQLLYLAVYLAIFIISLTGVLMYFYKNLGWTHDTKELLESIHVSIMNIIIYFIPIHIIGIVLAENEDEKGITSDMINGGNIN, encoded by the coding sequence ATGCAAAAAAAATGGTCGGCTCCAATGCGTATATATCATTGGATTAATTCATTAGTTATAACCTTACTGCTTATAACGGTTGTACTGAGGAAAACGGTTCTCGACAAACATCTTTTAAATCAAAATATTCAAAATTTCTTAGAGGAAAATAATTTTGAAATTGCTAAAGACCTCACCTTGAATCTGGCAAAACAAATTCGCTCTGAAATGTGGGATTGGCACTATGTTTTTGGTTTTATTTTAGCATCTTTAATCGTTATCAGGGTAGTTTTGTTTTTTACAAAATCAGGAATAACTGTAATTAAAGATGGATTCAGTTTCTTAACAAAGAAGAAAAAAAACAATTACTGGATACAACTCCTTTATCTGGCCGTATATCTTGCTATTTTCATTATTTCACTTACCGGAGTGTTAATGTATTTCTACAAAAACCTTGGCTGGACACATGACACAAAAGAACTGTTAGAAAGTATTCATGTATCAATAATGAACATCATCATATACTTCATTCCTATTCATATTATTGGGATTGTTTTAGCCGAAAATGAAGATGAAAAAGGTATAACATCAGATATGATTAACGGTGGAAATATCAATTGA
- the rpsR gene encoding 30S ribosomal protein S18, with amino-acid sequence MADLSKQSKAGASNDVRYLTPLAIETSNKKKFCRFRKNGIKYVDYKDPDFLLKFVNEQGKVLPRRLTGTSLKFQRKVAQAVKRARHLAIMPYVADMLK; translated from the coding sequence ATGGCTGATTTAAGTAAACAATCAAAGGCAGGAGCTTCTAACGATGTTAGATATTTAACTCCACTTGCAATTGAAACAAGCAACAAAAAGAAATTTTGTCGCTTCAGAAAAAATGGAATAAAATACGTTGATTATAAAGATCCGGATTTCTTATTGAAATTTGTTAACGAACAAGGGAAAGTTCTTCCTCGTCGTTTAACGGGAACATCTTTGAAATTCCAACGTAAAGTTGCTCAAGCTGTTAAGCGTGCTCGTCATTTAGCGATCATGCCTTACGTAGCAGATATGTTAAAATAA
- a CDS encoding FAD-dependent oxidoreductase, whose product MKYSGKHFVAVVGGAVAGAEAAYNLAEQGYRVVVFDQMMLPYGKIEDGLPKWHYKLREKEIAKIDDKILHESIRFVPGVKIGRDISFEALTNEWGFSAILFATGAWKDRPLGLKNIDDYINKGLVYQNPLLYWFNHYHEAKYDGPMYDIPDGATVIGGGLASIDVVKLFMIDTVQKALVKRGIGESLYELEKRGVAEILEKHNLTLEMLGLKGATLIYRRREMDMPLSPRPRITEKEIADAQRIALKIMTKYKKKFLFKFEELSVLEDFEVENDNLSALIFQKMKIEDGKLVNDGDKKLRHETTFLTSSIGSIPELIPGLPTKGVLYDIEDKNTCRVAGHKNVFAVGNAVTGKGNIVNSLKHSKGITKSIIEGHLLDNPDDREEGEFGSYIHKLNNVLRNVEKGVDRQMSSIVDEIECRVPQSDEVISLINSKTKQLQNKVGFDGDYYAWKEKFRKARLVE is encoded by the coding sequence ATGAAATACTCAGGAAAACATTTTGTAGCAGTGGTTGGGGGAGCTGTAGCAGGGGCAGAAGCAGCATATAATTTGGCAGAACAAGGATATAGAGTTGTAGTTTTTGATCAAATGATGTTACCTTACGGTAAAATTGAAGATGGCTTACCTAAATGGCACTATAAGCTTAGAGAGAAAGAGATAGCTAAAATCGATGATAAAATTCTACATGAGAGCATACGTTTTGTTCCCGGGGTAAAAATAGGGCGTGACATTTCGTTTGAAGCACTTACAAATGAGTGGGGGTTTTCTGCGATATTGTTTGCTACAGGAGCATGGAAAGACAGACCGCTAGGTTTAAAAAATATTGATGATTATATTAATAAAGGTTTAGTATATCAAAACCCGTTATTATACTGGTTCAACCATTACCATGAAGCAAAATATGATGGGCCAATGTATGATATTCCTGATGGAGCTACTGTTATAGGGGGTGGATTGGCATCTATAGATGTTGTAAAACTATTTATGATTGATACTGTTCAAAAAGCTCTTGTTAAGAGAGGTATTGGTGAAAGTTTGTATGAGCTTGAAAAGAGGGGAGTTGCTGAGATTCTAGAAAAGCATAATCTCACTCTTGAGATGTTAGGCTTAAAAGGAGCAACTTTAATTTACAGACGTAGAGAAATGGATATGCCACTTTCTCCGCGTCCCAGAATTACAGAGAAAGAAATCGCCGATGCCCAGCGAATTGCTTTAAAGATAATGACAAAGTATAAGAAGAAATTCTTGTTTAAATTTGAAGAGCTTTCAGTTTTAGAGGATTTTGAAGTTGAAAATGATAATCTTTCAGCTCTAATTTTTCAGAAAATGAAAATTGAGGATGGAAAATTAGTAAATGATGGAGATAAAAAACTACGACACGAAACTACTTTTCTAACATCATCAATAGGAAGTATTCCGGAATTAATACCGGGTTTACCTACTAAAGGAGTGTTGTATGATATTGAAGATAAAAATACCTGTAGAGTTGCCGGTCATAAAAATGTATTTGCCGTTGGAAATGCTGTTACGGGGAAAGGCAATATTGTAAATTCTCTTAAACACAGTAAAGGTATTACTAAAAGTATAATTGAAGGTCACTTACTTGATAACCCTGACGACAGGGAAGAAGGCGAATTTGGGTCATACATTCATAAGTTAAATAATGTTTTGCGAAATGTAGAAAAGGGTGTTGACAGACAAATGTCTTCAATAGTTGATGAAATTGAATGTAGGGTACCACAATCGGACGAGGTAATTAGTTTAATAAATTCTAAAACAAAACAATTACAGAACAAGGTTGGTTTTGACGGCGATTATTATGCGTGGAAAGAAAAATTCAGAAAAGCCAGATTGGTTGAGTAG
- the rpsF gene encoding 30S ribosomal protein S6 — protein sequence MAKHYETVFILNPVLSEDQVKEAVKKYEDYLVANGATMVVKEDWGLKKMAYPIQNKKSGFYSLFQFTTEDGSIINKYETEFRRDERVMRFLTVAMDKHAVSWAERRRAKLNIKAN from the coding sequence ATGGCTAAACATTATGAAACTGTTTTCATTTTAAATCCCGTTTTGTCTGAAGATCAGGTAAAGGAAGCAGTTAAAAAGTACGAAGATTATCTTGTTGCAAATGGTGCAACAATGGTAGTTAAAGAGGATTGGGGGCTAAAGAAAATGGCTTATCCAATTCAAAACAAAAAGAGTGGTTTCTATAGTCTTTTTCAATTCACAACTGAAGATGGGTCTATCATCAACAAGTATGAGACTGAATTCCGTCGTGATGAAAGAGTAATGAGATTTCTTACAGTAGCTATGGACAAACATGCTGTTTCATGGGCTGAAAGAAGAAGAGCAAAATTGAATATCAAAGCAAACTAA
- the rplI gene encoding 50S ribosomal protein L9 produces MEIILKQDVQNLGFKDDVVSVKNGYGRNYLIPQGMAVLATPSEKKQLEETLRQRAFREKAIVEEAQKTAEALKALEMKISAKVGAGIKLFGSVTSMDLAAKLAEAGFTIDKKFIKIVGGSVKSLGKYDATIRLHRDVIVNFEFEVVAQA; encoded by the coding sequence ATGGAAATTATTTTAAAACAAGACGTACAAAACTTAGGTTTTAAAGACGACGTAGTATCTGTTAAGAATGGTTACGGTCGTAATTACTTGATACCTCAAGGTATGGCAGTTTTAGCTACTCCTTCTGAGAAAAAACAATTGGAAGAAACTCTACGTCAGCGTGCGTTTAGAGAAAAAGCAATTGTTGAGGAAGCTCAAAAAACTGCTGAAGCTTTGAAAGCTTTAGAAATGAAAATATCTGCTAAAGTAGGTGCAGGTATCAAATTATTCGGTTCTGTTACAAGCATGGATTTAGCTGCTAAGTTGGCTGAAGCCGGTTTCACAATCGATAAGAAATTCATCAAAATTGTTGGTGGTTCAGTAAAATCATTAGGTAAATATGATGCTACTATCCGTCTTCACCGCGATGTTATCGTTAACTTCGAATTTGAAGTTGTAGCACAGGCTTAA
- a CDS encoding M64 family metallopeptidase: protein MKINKSLLTILLQLTIFNIFAQNIEFDQYFSNGSLRFDYIHSGTYNKESISAEMFKYEPFWGGTKTKLISPFDYGKYKLVVKDSATSKPIYSSGYSTLFMEWQTTEEAKNMNKSFYESVIMPFPKNTVIIEILSIDFNQNWTTIYKEYLNPGNYFIHRESIPSFPVLQINGNKTPDKALDIVIIPEGYTKSEMSKFYQDAKRMSSYLFEVSPFKEYAESINIKIVMAPSEESGTDIPGKGVWKNTLLNSNFYTFNSERYLTTTDIKSLRDIASTTYYDQIYILVNTEKYGGGGIYNFYNLCTSDNKYTREVFTHEFGHGLAWLADEYFYDDEMSNFYDKSIEPREANITTLIDFEKKWENKIPKDVKIPTIATPENLNDIGVYEGGGYTSKGVYRAYQNCKMKSNSTNEFCEVCNDAIIEMMKFYSE, encoded by the coding sequence ATGAAAATAAATAAGTCCCTACTTACAATATTATTGCAACTCACTATATTTAATATTTTTGCCCAAAACATAGAATTTGATCAATATTTCTCAAATGGGTCACTCCGATTTGATTATATCCATTCCGGAACATATAATAAAGAAAGTATATCTGCAGAAATGTTTAAGTATGAACCTTTTTGGGGAGGAACAAAAACTAAATTAATTTCACCGTTTGATTACGGCAAATATAAATTAGTAGTAAAAGATTCTGCCACATCGAAACCCATTTACAGCAGTGGTTATTCAACCTTATTCATGGAATGGCAAACTACGGAAGAGGCAAAGAATATGAACAAATCATTTTACGAAAGTGTAATTATGCCATTCCCGAAAAACACAGTGATTATTGAAATATTGAGTATTGATTTCAATCAAAATTGGACAACTATATATAAAGAGTATTTAAATCCGGGAAATTATTTCATTCACAGAGAAAGTATTCCTTCATTTCCTGTGTTACAAATTAACGGGAACAAAACTCCCGATAAAGCCCTGGATATAGTGATCATTCCGGAAGGTTATACCAAATCAGAAATGAGTAAATTTTATCAGGATGCTAAAAGAATGAGCTCATACTTATTCGAAGTTTCTCCGTTTAAGGAATATGCCGAAAGCATCAATATAAAAATAGTTATGGCTCCTTCCGAAGAGAGCGGAACCGATATTCCGGGTAAAGGAGTATGGAAAAATACTTTATTGAATTCAAACTTTTACACTTTCAACAGTGAAAGGTACTTAACTACTACCGACATTAAATCTTTAAGAGATATAGCTTCAACAACATATTACGATCAAATTTACATCCTTGTTAATACTGAGAAATACGGAGGAGGAGGTATTTACAACTTCTATAATTTATGTACATCCGATAATAAATATACACGAGAAGTATTTACCCACGAATTTGGTCATGGGTTAGCATGGCTTGCAGATGAGTATTTCTATGATGATGAAATGAGTAATTTTTACGATAAATCTATCGAACCCAGAGAAGCTAATATAACAACACTGATAGACTTCGAAAAAAAATGGGAAAATAAAATTCCTAAAGATGTAAAAATCCCTACTATTGCCACTCCCGAAAACCTAAATGATATTGGAGTTTATGAAGGCGGAGGATATACATCGAAAGGAGTGTATCGCGCTTATCAAAACTGTAAAATGAAATCTAACAGTACCAATGAATTTTGCGAAGTTTGTAATGATGCTATCATCGAAATGATGAAATTCTATAGTGAATAA